In Spirochaetaceae bacterium, the genomic stretch CCACCTCGGCCAGCATCTGCTGCACTTCGCGCGTGCTCTTGCCGGCCGCCTGCCGAACCAGCTCCTCCCGCGCCGCGGCGTCCAGCACCGGCCCGGCTGCCGGCGCCGCCTCGCGCTCTCCGCCGCCCATCGGTGCCGCCGGCGCCGGTTCCCCCGGTGCGCCGTCATACCGCTGCGCACCGCCCAGACCACCACCGGTTCCGGCACCGCCCGGCGCACGGCCGCGGCTGCGCTCAAACAGGTTCTGCAGTTGCGCCGCGTTGCTCAGGTTCAGCGAGCCATCCTGCAGCAACTCGCGCGCCCCGCCGGTCTGGCTGCACAGCCGCATCGCCTTGATCCGCCGCCAGGCGGCGGCCGCGGTGTAGCCCAGTTCGTGCACGACGTAGTCGAACAGACTGCCATACCCGCGCGTCAGGTGGAGGCGGCGCGCCTCGATCTCGCGCAGGTGGTCGAGGACCAGGATCTGCAACGCCTGCTCGTGGCGGGCGAGCTGCTCGGTCTGCGCCAGGAGGAGGTAGTCGGGGAGCGCGGCGACGGTGGACCAGGGGCTGGGGGAGGTCACGGCAGCTGGTGGGGACCTTGAGGCCGTTGATGGCCGGCGCGCGGCACGGTTACCTTGCCCGCCAATGGGCCGCAAGCAGTTCGCGATCAATCGCATGCTCTGCCCCCGGTTCGAGGTCGCGGAATTTCTACGGATGGCCGCGGATGTCGGGCTGGAGCAGGTGGAATTGCGCAACGACCTTCCGCAGTGGGAAGAGATCGACCAGCTCGCCGCGGAGCAGTTCCGGCGTCTCGCCGAGCGCCTCGGGGTGCGGGTCGCCACCATCAACGCGGTGCAGAAGTTCAACTCCCCGGCGCACCGCGAGTCCGCGGCGGCGGAGAGCGCACGGCTCGTCGCGCTGGCGCGCGCGATCGGCTGCGGCGCCGTAGTCCTGTGCCCCAACAACGACCCGGCCGACGACCGCACCGCCTCCGAGGCCTATTCCGACACCGTGCAGTCGCTGCGCGTGCTGGGCCCGATATTCGCGGCCGGCGGCGTCACCGGCCTGGTCGAGCCGCTTGGCTTTCCCGAGTCGTCACTCGACTCGCTGCTCACCGCGCAGCGCGCGATCGCCGATTCGGGCGCCACCTTCAGGCTCGTGTACGACACCTTCCATCACTACCTCGGGCCGGACGACGCACGCGCGATCAAGCGCAACCTGGACATCTCGCTGGTGGGCATGGTGCACGCGTCCGGAGTGCGCCGCGACCGGCTGAACCCCGACCTCAGGGATGAAGACCGGGGACTGGTCGATCACCACGACGCGATCGGCAACCGCGAGCAGATTGCCCGGCTGCGGCGCCTCGGCTACACCGGGCCGGTTTCCCTGGAGCCGTTCGCACCGGATCTCGCCGCACTCAGCCGCGCCGAGCTGGTGTCGGCGCTGGAACGGAGCCTGCGCCTGCTCGAGGCGGACGAGGCAGCATTGTAGCGCTCAGGAGCGCCGGGGACTGGGCGCGCCCGTTCAGTGAGCTACCCGCTCACGCCGATTGTGGCGGCTTCTCTGCGACGCAGGCGATGTGGGAGGCGGCGCCGAGTAGCGTTTGCTCCCCTTCCACGAGCCGAATCAGGTCGAGCAGTTGGGCCCGGCGGGCGGGGTCCGCCATGCGCGCGTCGAGGTCGGCGCGAACTGAGCCGGCCCCTGCACCGTGAACAGCCCCTTGCCGCGAAAGCCAGACTCGCGGACCTCGGCGGCGAGCTGGTCCGGGCGGTGG encodes the following:
- a CDS encoding TIM barrel protein — translated: MDQGLGEVTAAGGDLEAVDGRRAARLPCPPMGRKQFAINRMLCPRFEVAEFLRMAADVGLEQVELRNDLPQWEEIDQLAAEQFRRLAERLGVRVATINAVQKFNSPAHRESAAAESARLVALARAIGCGAVVLCPNNDPADDRTASEAYSDTVQSLRVLGPIFAAGGVTGLVEPLGFPESSLDSLLTAQRAIADSGATFRLVYDTFHHYLGPDDARAIKRNLDISLVGMVHASGVRRDRLNPDLRDEDRGLVDHHDAIGNREQIARLRRLGYTGPVSLEPFAPDLAALSRAELVSALERSLRLLEADEAAL